Part of the Calypte anna isolate BGI_N300 chromosome 21, bCalAnn1_v1.p, whole genome shotgun sequence genome is shown below.
ggttggttggtttgtgggttttttggccccttcctcctctctttttctctcttgatttcctttcccagcaaagataatgaaataaaaggtATTAAAAAGGATTCTCTGTGGTGTTTTCTCAGGGGCACTGGAAAGGTATCACCTGGGCTGCCCAGTTTGGGGAGCACTTTTGCATCTCACACCAGCTTCTGGAAACCCCAAAATATTCATGATCCCCACAGCAGCCTAAAAAGGCTGAACATCCAATGGTGGTTGTAATTCCCAGCCAGTTAATTTACTCCTTCCCTGGCCAGGTCTAGCAACAGTGCTACTGCCACATCCTCAGCTGCGGAGGAGCTCTTTGCATCAAGAAATGGGGACAAATAAATGTCACCAAGTAAAACTTCCTGAGGATTGTCAACAAAATAATTCCCCAGTCCAGTGGCAAGCTGGGGAAACCCTCCTGGTggcagctggattttttttttttttttttttgccttctccaAACACCTCTTCCTGCTAGCACAACTCAATCCCTGAGCTCAAACAAAACAGTGCATTAAAGGGCAGATGAGATAAGGGCAAAAGGTGTTTTCATAGGAATAATGGAAGTGGCAAAATGTGGGAGATCATCTGAGACCCTCCTGTGACATGTAAAAACTAAGGTTTAAGAATAGTTCTCCACACAGGAGGGAAGATTTCAAAGCCTCATCCATCCCAAGGTGGATGCTAAGTGAGGAGGGCAGGGGCATTGGTGACTGGTTTCTGTATGAGTTCTGCTTGCagtgaggagggagagaaaatcatacagagagaaataaaggaaatttgcatttatttatccCCAAACATCCATTTTTCTCGAGATGGGTGAGTATTTAATCACCCAGTGTctgcccaaccccatgtttcTAAAAACTGCATGTTTtgagatgcttttattttggtaCCCCAAGGACCGAATCACTCACCCTGAATCATCTTTGCAGCATGAGAGAGAGCTGGTGCTCAAACTACAATTCCTCAGAacctggttttttttgggttggttttttttgggtttggtttttttttttttcagatgctggGATGGAAAAACTCAAACAGGGCTTGCATTTCCCTCTGATAACGCACTAttgtgctggggagggcagagaaAAAGGCTCTTGGGCATCTCAAGCTTGGGACAGAGTTCTGGCTTCCTCCTGGTGCTGGAAAGGTGATCAGGAGGGGAGGTGATCAtctccctgtactcagcactggtgaggttgCACCTTGAATACTgcattcagttctgggcacctcaccataaggacacagaagtgctggagggAAGCTCGAGAAGTTGgttcagtctggaaaagaggaggctgagaggagaccttaccAGTCTCTTCACCTACCTCAGGAGAGTGGAGCGAGGAGGGAGAGTCTCTTCTCCTTGGTGGAgtgtgataggaccagaggaaatgggtGCAAGCGACACCAGAGAAGGTTTgggctggatattaggaaacaattttttctctgaaagggttGGCAGGCATTGGAATAGTCTGCcaagggcagtggtggagtcaccaaaCCTGAAGGTATCTAAACAGTGTATGGATCTGGTCCTAAGGGACATGACTTAGTGGTGAACTTCCAGTGTTGGTCAAAGTTTGGATTGGGTGATCTTGAAAGTCTCTTCCAAgcaaagacattctgtgattctgtggaagTGACCCTGCATTGCCAGCTCATCCCACCCAGCACTGGCTCCAGCTGTTTTGTGCATTACTGTAAAGGGGAAGGACAGTTCCTTCTCCTTCACAGAAAAACCCAATCAGGACTTGCACAAAAAAGCACCCGACATTGCGGAGGAAAACACTATATAAATAAAGCCCATCGGAGTGCAGGGCCCTGCAGCAATCAAGCAGCTGTTTTCCAGAGGTAAGTGGGATGGAGGAACACTTCTCCCCTCTTTCCTATCTTAACCAAAAACCACGGTGCAAGTGGGGAGCCAGGTCCATGCTAGGAAAGTGAGGGCAAAGGGGAAGCCATCTCAGAGGCAGGAGTGGTGGGGTGCAGCCCTCCACAGCTGATCATTCCTTcaacttttctctttcccttcatttttctttttcccacctctcccccatcccattcccatccccgAGGCAGCATCACCATGTGCTGAAGCGATGGGTGCATCCTAAACCCCCTCACCTCCCCTAATCCCCAGAGCATCTCTGTCCCTGGACGTGGAGGGGAAGTATACAATAAGGCAGCTAACCTAATGGAGAAACGGTTTGGTTTCCTCTCCCAGGGCTGTCAGACAGATGaactctctcctctcctttgccGTGCTGTTTGCTTGGGGTAAGTGTCCTCACTCACAGCAGTCCCAGGGCCCTCCATGCAGTTACACCATCGAAAGCAGGACCAGACTGGTGCTTTCTTCATCTGCCCCCTTATAACCCCCTCTCCAAAATACACAACAACTCTCTGGCACTGAGCCAGGGACATGTTTCCTCTCCATTGTCCCTACTTGTTTTTTAAGACATCACCAGACTGGTTTCagtggagggaggggggagtTGGAGGGATAGGGATGCTGTTGAGGAACCAGCTGTCAGGGTGAGCCCAAATGATTTTCCCCACAGGTTTGTCCCCAGCTCATGGAAACCTCTGGAATCTGCAGGAGATGATCACAAAGGTGACGGAGAGGAACGCTTTGCTGCACTACTCCTTCTATGGCTGCTATTGTGGCTTGGGTGGCAAAGGGAAGCCCAAGGACCCCACGGACAAGTAAGACCCTGCTTAAAAACCTCCCTGCCCCAACACGTCATAGACTCACAGaatcccaggctggtttgggttgggagtCCACCCAATCCCAtgccccctgccatggtcagggacacctcccaccagcccagggtgctccaagccccatccaaccttcaacactgccagggatggggcagccacagcttctctgggaaacctgggccgggggctcagcaccctcaccccaaacaatttcttcccaatgcccaacctcaatctcccctctcccagttcaaagccattctccctcatcccatccctccaggcccttgtccaaagtccctccccagctttcctggagcccctttcagccactggaaggtgctctaaggtctccccattgcagccttctcttctccaggctgaacaacatCCTTGCATGGCTTTAAATTTGAGGGGTAagggagataaaaagaaaaacccacccCCCAAAGCCTTGAGCTCCCATACAGGTGCTGCCAGCTGCATGATTACTGCTACGACAACCTCCTTTCCTACCACTGTGATGCCAAGAAGCAAAGTTATCGCTacagctggtggggtggcagCCCCTCCTGCAGTAAGTAGGACCATGTCAAAGGGGGTGACCCCCCAAAAGCCTGGGGTGACCTTGGCTTTACTTCTGCCTATAGGTGAGGTCTCCTGGTGTGGACAGCTCTCCTGCGAGTGCGACCGCAGCCTGGCACTCTGCCTGAAGAGAAACCTGGGGAGTTACAACAAATGGTACCGCTTCTATCTCAAGCACCTGTGCAGGTGATGGGAGCTGAGATGTGGGACAGGAGCACACTCAGGGGTCCTGCATCCCCACCccttctccctgtccctgtctgcaCAGCCCGTGTCAGTACTGCTCCTGTCAATTCAATCAGTGTGAAAATAAACATTGTGCTTCAGCCATGCTGGTCCCCTGCGAGCTGCTGCTGGGTAGTAAAATCCCAGTAATCTCCTCCTCAAACACACCCCAAACTTTGGGAAAACTCTGTCCTTAGGTCCTGCGTCACAGCCCATGGGAAAAGGGGGAGCTTGGCCAGCAAGGGAAGGGGCGTAggcataaaaacatttttgggaCAGACAAGTCATTTCAGTGCTTTCAGTTTGGAGCCCACGAGCCGGACACGGAGGGCAGAGCTCTCCCCAGAAGGAGGGGCTGGCAGCAAGGAATCGGTGAGCGGCTCCCACCTTTTCACCCCACTGCTGGATGGGATGGCTGAATTGCTGCTGAGGGACTAAAAATGCAGGGGGTGTATCAGTAGGAGGCAGCAGGAGTGctgcttcctgcttttttctctgaagtgtcCATTGCTTTCAGATAAAAACTCAGCTGGTAGGTTGTAGCTGAGGGGGgattgctgctctgctgctgcaaagtGATGCCTCAGGTGGCAGAAGTGGTGGGATGGGAGGTAGGAGATGCTTGGGTGGTGGAACAGCTTCAGAAAGCGTTTGCTTTCAGCCAAAAGGCAGTGACACATATGCAAGAGTGCATGGCTGGCTTTCTCCCTCCACATTTTGGGCCGATTTCACATGATTTCAGACGGACAAGGCTTGCATGGCAGCAGCTGTCAACTGGCCATGCTGCCTGGCTGAATCtgtcctctgcttctcctcccaggGCCAGGTGAGAGGAAGATGAAGGTCCTGCTGATACTGGCAGTGCTGCTTACCTGCAGTAAGTGCAGCTGTTCCCCAGGGATCCTTGCACCAATCTGGAGAGCATTCCCAACCCTCCTGGGGAGACTCCCAGCAAAgtgctcctctccttcccctgggCCTCATTTCTGTAGATAACTTGCAAAAACCCCATTTTCTGGTCACTCTAGGTGTGTTCATGGCTCATGGGAAGCCCTCCCGCACATACCCACCAGGACTGGAAGGAAGCACTGTAGGAAATCTGACCGGCCAGGGCTGCTACTCGGGacggggcagcagcagcataaCCAAGGCTTCAATGGACCGGTACAGGCAATGCTGCCCAGGAGGGCTAATGGTGGCCCCAGGAGGGCTAATGCTTGTCCCAGGGTAACCCTCAGGCTTGTGAGCAACCCTAGCAGCATCCTTTGCAGTTTTGTGGCAAATTGCAGGCCAGGCGATGGGCAGCAAAAAGCAGGACTTAGGATGAGAGGTGGCATTCACCCCCGAGTCCAGCCCTGGTGTCAGTGGGACTGGGCCAGTAACAATGTCCTAAAGTCAAAGGGGTGTCATGGGAAGATAGGGACGGTTCTAAAGCCAGGGTAGGCAAGGGCTCTTGGAGAGGTTGCCCAGATCATCAGAGAAGAGGCTTGGTGTGGGAATAGGCTGGAAGGAAGCAGGTCTTGGGTGATTTCGAGGAAGAAGAAGATGCAGATGCTGGTGGCTCTTCCCACTCAGATCACAGAGGCTATTTCAAGTAGGTCTGAGGCAGCTGGTGCCCTGTTCAGGATGAGGCCAGCCTGTCCTTCTCCCCACAGGTGCTGCCGGCTCCGTGCCTGCTGCTACGCCAAGCTGGCTGCAGGGCGCTGCCGCCTGAGACCCACACAGCCCCTCTCAGCACTCAGGGCAAGAATCCCCACTTGCAGTGAGTCCCCACAGCTGTGGTCTGGGATACCCATTTCCCAGATCATCTCCCTCCTTCATGATGCCCTTTTCCTAGGGCAGAACCTCAGGGATCTTTCCAAACAGAAGGTCTCAAGAAGCGATTTCTCTCTGCAGGGTCTGGGACCTGGTGTCAGCGCGGTGCCTGCAGATGTgagcagagagctcagctctgccgGGCGAGGGACCGAGGGCTGCTCCGCCCCCCCAGCAAGTGCCAGGGACGAGTCGGGaggtgctgaaggaaaaaaaaaaaaaaaaaaaatcataccataacaaaactttaaaaaaccaagaaaacaaataagtaaaaaaaaataaaaatatcaaagcaTTGAAGCAAAAAGGTCCCTTGCAAAACCACCTCCATGCTGATAAGCACAAAAGGGATGGCGAGGTGCGGGGAGTGTTGCCCAACCCTGGTGAGTCTCCTTCCTCCTTGGGGCTTTGGTTTTgattgggttttctttttttttggctttgaaaCGAGGACAACAAACTGCCCATGAAGCTGAGTCATTATACACTGGAttggaggagggagagcagtGCAGATGAGATGGTTCAGCGCAGAAAAACAAGGGAGGGGTGGACAACTGCACCTTGTCGTTGCAAAGGACGAGATGATGAAAACCAGCACAAGCTCCTCCACGGACACTCATTTCCCCTTGGCTCAAGCCCCCCCATGCATCCTTTCAGCTCCCTCCgcttctgctttgctgcagatTCTCTTCTGTTgttccaaaataaaaccagtgagCATAAACCATCCATCCTCCGTGTGACATGACTCAGCTGAGCCAGCAGACACCCCTTGCAGCCAGTGAGGAGAAGCTAACTTCTTAGTGAGGCTTCCCGTTgaaatactcagaaaaaaaaaaacccaaaaaaccccaaaacaaccagaTGTAAGCAGCAGACTCGAGAGACCTTTTCAGACTTCACCTCTAAAGCCTGCAAGTCAGTGAAGTAGCACTGCAAGTAGCACAGAAAATGAGGACCTCTTGTGTCCCGTGGCAACATTTCCAAATGATTTGAGGCCACATTGCCTGGCTTGTCTGTGGTTTCATCAGCTGCGACAACACGGAGAGATATACATTGctagaatgggaaaaaaaaaatttaaaaagcccCGTTGCAGATTCTAACATTTCAGGttacttcagcagcagcttaaGGCACAAATAACCAGAGCGTGGAGCAACTGGTCAGGGAGGTGATCCAAAATGGTCCTGCTGTCTGCACTGCCCACCACTATCATCCCCTTTttgcaggagagggaggagtCAGTCCACTGCACCTGAGAAGCAATTCCCCTGCACCCCTGAGCTGCTAAACCCCCAAGCCTTCCAGCTCTGAAAATCTGCAGTTGTTCCTGAGACAGAGCAATCAAAGGCGGCGCAGAGAGGCTGCGGGAGGGCCGGGTGCTGGCAGCCTTTGCTGTAACGACAGGGTGGCCAGGAGCTTGCTCTTGCCTCACCCtcaacacagaacaaaacagatttctcaCTGGAAAAGAATGTTTTTGGCCCATTCCGCAACAACCCCGAGTGCATCCCCTAGGAAAGAGCAGCTCAGGCTGTGCCTGTTTCCCCCCATCCCTGGGCATCCCCATGGAGCAGGTTTTGTGCCCAAAAGGGTTAACTCCCAGGGAGGTCTCAGTGGTGCAACCCCCCTGAGGCTCAGCAATGAAATTTTAACCAcagaaacagcaacaaaacactATTTCTCTGGGGCGTGATACCTCCCGGGCATCAGCAGCTGTAATTCCCACCCGAAGTGAAGTCAACGGCAGCAGGAAATATGCCTTAAATCAGAACTACTTCCCTCCTGTTATAAGCCAGGGACCAAGCTCAACCATCCTCCTCATCCATCAGTATTGAGtcctgggggagaggaggaagaagcaggcAGCCCTttgcccagcagctgctgattGCAAGGCACAAATCAAGGATCAAATCCTGGTTGAGATGGGAGAAAGGTGATCACAGAGACAGATTGCAGGCCAAGATGAGCTGAAATGCACCCTCCCATTTAAATTTTGGATTTTAACTACCTAGGTATTCTCCCGGCTGTACGAATCTGTTCTCACAGAGCTCTGAGTACCGAGCTGTTGGTTTAGATACTGCAGCTCCTCAGTGCCTTGCAATAAATTGGGCTGCAAAATTGTGTTTTGCATATGGtggaagagaagcaaaagcCTCACTCTCACCCGGGGGATGGGGTGGAGCGGGTGGTGGATTTATGCCATGTGAGTGTTATTTCACATTTGGAGATAAGACTACTGCAAACCTGCTGCAGGGGGGGAGTTGGAGTGGAGGGTGCACCACTTGGCAGCTCAGCCAATTTGATTATTCCCTGATAGTGATAAAAACTGGCTGCAGGCTCAGGAAATCTGGAATAGTGGCAAGCTCTAGTTCAGTTAGTTAACTTGATGCCATCCCAGAAGTCTATTTAAACTAGCCCAGAGGGCTGATGAGGCAAATggcagaaagaggaagagatttTGCTCTGGTCTACTGTGAGTTCCCTTTTCTCACAGTCTCTCCACAAAAGTCACATCCTTgttccctgcctcagtttccctctgaAGAACACGGGGATTGCCTCCCCCTGGTTCTTTGGTCACAGTTCTGCCTGCAAAGCATCATATGGCACCTGCAACCTCTGCCAGAAGAAAACTGCTGGGAAGCCTGCGCAGCACCACCTGTTTAATTAGAGATTCTCTCCAAGCAAACGACATAACCATCCTCTTTTTTCACCCTTCCATTAtacaccactttttttttttccttatcttgaTCCTTGCCTTATCTTGCTTTTTCATAAGTTGAACCAGATGCTTCATGCAGAGGTCCATGAGTGCCACCTGCTCAAAAATCCAACAGTCATCTTCTAAGATGACTTTCATCTAAGATGAAAATGGTTCCTGTTCTCCCTCAAGTTCTGTTTCGTTCCAGAAAGTTTTGGGATGCCAAGACACCCAGAGTCATGAACTCAACCCCACTCATCCCAGTccacccaaacctcccctgcaAAGGGCACCCCACAGCTGGGGCCTATAGCAGTGCTGAGAGGCTTGTGCACACAGCAGGACCAACATGGTGAGGATTGTCAATATTTGCCCACTTCAGGTTCTCCAAAGGAGGGGCCCCACCAAGTATGCACTCAGTGGCCATAAAAGGTGCAACCAGTGGCTTTATCTTGTACCTTGCCTGCATCAGATCTCCTAAGGACCTCATACCTCACTGCAGACACCCTCACCAGCTGGGCCTCCATGGAGATACCTCCCATGTTAATGCTACCTTCAGAAAATGTGTTCAGCATGCCTTCAGAGTTGGTGTCCTAAAATGAAGGCAGTTCAAAGGTATCTTCTCTGCTTCAGCATTAAGGGCTCCTGCCCAATTCCATTAAGCATTTGACCATGAATTATAGAATGGGTTGTGTTGGAAAggtccttaaagatcatccagttccaagcctcctccatgggcagggacacctcccacctgcccaggttgctccaagccccatccaaccttcaagATTGACAGGGGTaaggcagccacaacttccttgggcaacctgttccacccAAATTCTCACCACCTTCAaatcaaagaatttcttcctaatacccaacCTCTATCttccttcttcaagttttaatccatttccccttgtcctctccctaaacccccatgtccaaagccctcccccagctttcttggagccccttcagatattggaaggttgctctgagctcacctgggagcctcctcttctcccggctgaacaaccccaatccctcagcctggcttcacagggaaCTGCTCAGCCCTatgagcatttgagtggctctgctctgtaCATGTTCCAGAATCTCTGTCCCCATTCCTTCCCCTTTGTCACACTTCCTACTGTAAATGTATCTTTATAACTGATTTCTCCTTTTACTCATTTTCTGTGCCACGGAAGGGCTTTGGGATGAGAGGAgtgctgggatggagctggtgaAGCCAATGCCCACCCAAGGTCTGTGCCTGCAAACAGGTTCTGCTCCAAGCAGCAACAGGAGCAATAACACAGCTCCCCACAATCATAAACCACTCCCCTTTTATGCAGCACTGGAATATGAACATGAAGAATGACCCAATTTCCCCTCCTTTCAGCCAATGTTCCACAGCTCCTAAGAGCTGGCAGGTGGACATTTGCCTCACATTCCTAGGAAGGGTTCAGGTTGTGCAGATGTTAAATTAATCAAAAAGTTTTGCCTCTTAACCCCCACACATAAATCCACTCGCACAATTCAGCTGGTCCATCTTCACAAATTTTATTGCCCTCAGCATCCAAAAACCAGAGGTTTGGTTTGGTAAGAGGAGCAAGAGCTCTGCTGAGAGTCCACAGggggaaaagatgaaaactcTGGTGTAGTTTCAACAGATTCCAAGAGAAAAGGGATCCATGAGCACTGCAGATGTGGCTGCCAGGGATGAGCcaatttctgctgctgttcaggCTCTGCAGATGAGGAGAAGGTGTGAAATAAACCTAAAGGCAGCCCCCTGGGAAGGAATGGGGCACACCAGAAACTGAgtagcagagcagaaaaaaccaTTTTGTCAGGCGAATAAACTCCAGGGTATCAGTCAGAACCTGGCCAAATTCTAAAAAACTTCCAGTTCAGCTGAACTTCTTACCTGCAGGGACAGGATTTGGAAAAAAGTAAGCCTGGGAAAGATGACAGTGGTAGATAGGatgcaggaaaagcagctttccaCATAGTTCTACCCTTGTACACACCTTCAGGAGGTCAACAGCAACCCAAACAGTCCAGCAGCAGAGTGCACTCCCGACCCACTCCCGGCTGTAAACCTCCAAGATGTAAGATAGCAATAAACACTAATCCTCCCCAAATCCCAAGGGAACACACAGGACTTATTGTCCTATGACAGCATATTACAAAGCAAGCTTAACTCCACCGAAGAGTAAACATGAGCTATGAATCACGATCTCTGCTTATTCCTCGCCTCCCTGTCCTCCTGGCAAAGAAAATCCACAACCTGTTTTAGAAAGCAAAttctctgcagaaaagaaagttcCCTGAGGAATGCTGCATAAGGtttccctaaaataaaaaacacattgAAAAGGTGGGTGGGAATTTCAACAGCTAAAGAAACAAACTGCAAAAGACAGAATGagatttttaacatctttggATACAAATCGTTGTGCAGGTACAAAGCTACCCTGGCAAAAAATGAAGATAACTTGACTAATCTAATAAGACTTATGAGCCCAGTACATTAAGACATTGTTTTAATTGTATAACACTTGGAAATTAAAGCTTTTTCAGCCACATATTTGGCTAAGGATATCTGAGGCCACAAGCTGAAGGACAGCCTCTCTCTGCTGTTTAAGATGTCTATGGGACAACTCCCTCCACAGTTCTCCAGGCTTGGAGCATAAGAATCCTCTTACTTAAGAAATACTATTCAGACTTCCCTCCACAAGAGTTACTCACACCTACTACTGGCATTTGGAGCAGCACTTGACACACTGCTTTACTCACCAGACACTGTGTCCCACCATAAAGCCCAAGAGCTGCTTTGTTTGACTTTATCTCTGCCAAGCTCATTacaggaacaaaaggaacttcTTTACCATCCCTAAGCCTGTTCTACACCCCCAGTACTTAAGAGTAGAACTCCcttcttttattcttcaaaCAATCTTGATAAGCAGT
Proteins encoded:
- the LOC115599489 gene encoding phospholipase A2 crotoxin basic chain-like, coding for MKVLLILAVLLTCSVFMAHGKPSRTYPPGLEGSTVGNLTGQGCYSGRGSSSITKASMDRCCRLRACCYAKLAAGRCRLRPTQPLSALRARIPTCRSGTWCQRGACRCEQRAQLCRARDRGLLRPPSKCQGRVGRTTNCP
- the LOC115599490 gene encoding basic phospholipase A2 homolog gives rise to the protein MNSLLSFAVLFAWGLSPAHGNLWNLQEMITKVTERNALLHYSFYGCYCGLGGKGKPKDPTDKCCQLHDYCYDNLLSYHCDAKKQSYRYSWWGGSPSCSEVSWCGQLSCECDRSLALCLKRNLGSYNKWYRFYLKHLCR